From a single Bacillota bacterium genomic region:
- a CDS encoding DUF4118 domain-containing protein, whose amino-acid sequence MRVRETVPDQILDEAAQVELVDLPPEDLLRRLREGKVYVPEQAEQAIRHFFRPGNLNALRELALRRAADRVDRELREYMRRHMISGPWPARERIVVGVSSSPSSPYLVRTGRQLASALRADWIVATVDVPGSEQSPEEREALRRTLKLAADLGAEVVRLEGEDPAQELVAFARGRNATTLVLGRSLRPLLVRLFRPTITDRVLVGCEGMGVYVVRPPAPTATVQRRSFRLRLGSPGERAAGYAAALLGAAVVTGAVEAARAWVDPVNAALLYLLPVLLIASRWGLAPAIAGALLGVVAYDLFFVAPVGRLTVADSRYVFTLVVFLAVAAVTSSMASRLRWRARAARQREERNRMLYSLGREISSAFGLEQVTAVVARRVGETFDSWVAILTPGDDGHLRLTASHPSGFQPEGRELAVASWSLEHRQMAGLGTETLSGASALYVPLLTRHGAVGVMALTPRPAPESAASPDPGSAAAWFRRQGAPASPGPAAMPESRRLLEAFAGLAAVAIEREKLAEEAQAARALEASARLHTALFDAIAHELRTPLSSVLSASDELLSDEGRYGDEARRQLLAGIKRSAERMNRVIGNLLSMARLEGGALHLRLDWTDVGELVGSALAHMSEALAGRPVRVRVAEGLPLLRLDFALMQQVLVNVLDNAAKYSPADGEIEIDARQVDDQVEIRVTDRGPGIPAELTERIFERFYRLQEPHHERGIGLGLSVARQLVEAHGGKIEAGNRPGGGGLIRITLPVEKGPADLPPREPAGEGGATAREPDRG is encoded by the coding sequence GTGCGCGTGCGGGAGACGGTGCCCGACCAGATCCTGGACGAGGCGGCGCAGGTGGAGCTGGTCGACCTGCCGCCCGAAGACCTCCTGCGGCGGCTGCGCGAAGGGAAGGTCTACGTCCCGGAGCAGGCCGAGCAGGCGATCCGCCACTTCTTCCGGCCCGGCAACCTGAACGCCCTGCGCGAGCTGGCGCTGCGCCGCGCCGCCGACCGGGTCGACCGCGAGCTGCGGGAGTACATGCGCCGCCATATGATCAGCGGCCCCTGGCCGGCCCGCGAGCGGATCGTGGTCGGCGTCAGCTCCAGCCCCTCCTCGCCCTACCTGGTGCGCACGGGGCGCCAGCTGGCCAGCGCCCTGCGGGCGGACTGGATCGTGGCGACGGTGGACGTCCCGGGCTCCGAGCAGAGCCCCGAGGAGCGGGAGGCGCTGCGCCGGACGCTGAAGCTGGCGGCGGACCTGGGCGCCGAGGTGGTGCGACTGGAGGGGGAGGACCCCGCCCAGGAGCTGGTCGCCTTCGCCCGCGGCCGGAACGCCACCACCCTGGTCCTGGGGAGGAGCCTGCGGCCGCTGCTTGTCCGCCTCTTCCGTCCCACGATCACGGACCGGGTGCTGGTGGGCTGCGAAGGGATGGGCGTCTATGTGGTCCGGCCGCCCGCCCCGACCGCCACCGTCCAACGCCGCTCCTTCCGCCTCCGCCTGGGGTCGCCGGGCGAGCGGGCGGCCGGTTACGCGGCGGCGCTCCTCGGCGCCGCGGTCGTCACCGGCGCGGTCGAGGCGGCGCGCGCCTGGGTCGACCCGGTCAACGCCGCCCTGCTCTACCTGCTGCCCGTCCTGCTGATCGCCTCGCGCTGGGGCCTGGCGCCTGCCATCGCCGGCGCGCTCCTCGGCGTCGTCGCCTACGACCTCTTCTTCGTGGCGCCGGTGGGCCGGCTGACCGTGGCCGACTCGCGCTATGTCTTCACGCTGGTGGTCTTCCTGGCCGTGGCCGCCGTCACCTCGAGCATGGCCTCGCGCCTCCGCTGGCGAGCCCGGGCGGCCCGCCAGCGCGAGGAGCGGAACCGGATGCTCTACAGCCTGGGCCGCGAGATCAGCTCCGCCTTCGGCCTGGAGCAGGTGACGGCGGTGGTCGCGCGCAGGGTGGGCGAGACCTTCGACAGCTGGGTGGCCATCCTCACACCGGGCGACGACGGGCACCTCCGCCTCACCGCCAGCCATCCCAGCGGCTTCCAGCCAGAGGGGCGCGAGCTGGCGGTCGCCAGCTGGTCTCTCGAGCACAGGCAGATGGCCGGGCTGGGCACGGAGACGCTCTCCGGCGCCAGCGCCCTCTACGTCCCGCTCCTGACCCGCCACGGGGCCGTCGGCGTCATGGCCCTGACGCCCCGCCCGGCGCCCGAGTCGGCGGCGAGCCCCGACCCCGGCTCCGCCGCTGCCTGGTTCCGGCGACAGGGAGCCCCCGCCTCGCCGGGCCCGGCCGCCATGCCCGAGTCGCGCCGGCTGCTGGAGGCCTTCGCCGGGCTGGCGGCGGTGGCCATCGAGCGCGAGAAGCTGGCGGAGGAAGCCCAGGCCGCCCGCGCGCTGGAGGCCTCGGCCCGGCTCCACACCGCGCTCTTCGACGCCATCGCGCACGAGCTGCGCACCCCGCTCAGCTCGGTGCTCAGCGCCTCCGACGAGCTCCTCAGCGACGAGGGCCGCTACGGCGACGAGGCGCGGCGGCAGCTCCTGGCCGGCATCAAGCGGAGCGCGGAGCGGATGAACCGGGTGATCGGCAACCTGCTGAGCATGGCGCGCCTGGAGGGCGGCGCCCTCCACCTCCGCCTGGACTGGACGGACGTGGGCGAGCTGGTGGGCTCCGCCCTCGCGCACATGTCGGAGGCGCTGGCCGGCCGGCCCGTGCGCGTCCGGGTGGCGGAGGGGCTGCCGCTCCTGCGCCTCGACTTCGCCCTGATGCAGCAGGTGCTGGTCAACGTGCTGGACAACGCGGCCAAGTACTCGCCGGCGGACGGCGAGATCGAGATCGACGCCCGCCAGGTGGACGACCAGGTGGAGATCCGCGTCACCGACCGAGGCCCGGGCATCCCCGCCGAGCTGACCGAGCGCATCTTCGAGCGCTTCTACCGCCTTCAGGAGCCGCACCACGAGCGGGGCATCGGCCTGGGGCTCTCGGTGGCGCGCCAGCTGGTGGAGGCGCACGGGGGGAAGATCGAGGCGGGCAACCGCCCGGGTGGCGGCGGGCTGATCCGGATCACCCTCCCCGTGGAGAAGGGGCCAGCCGATCTGCCGCCGCGGGAGCCCGCGGGCGAGGGGGGAGCGACGGCCCGTGAACCCGACCGCGGCTGA
- a CDS encoding response regulator transcription factor: MNPTAAEQPCSGPLILVVDDEEAIRDLLRLTLEAHGYRAATASTGGQALTLLSALHPDLVLLDLALPDMDGVEVLRRLRTWCPAPVLILSVRTQEAEKIEALDAGADDYLTKPFASGELLARIRAALRRLSPAARQGRLEVGDLVVDLQARAVEVAGRPVHLTPIEYELLKLLALHAGQVVTHRQLLRAVWGPGYERETHYLRVYVAQLRRKLEPYPERPRRILNEPGVGYRLVDGG; this comes from the coding sequence GTGAACCCGACCGCGGCTGAGCAGCCCTGCTCGGGGCCGCTGATCCTGGTGGTGGACGACGAGGAAGCGATCCGCGACCTGCTCCGCCTCACCCTGGAGGCGCACGGCTACCGGGCGGCCACCGCCTCCACCGGAGGCCAGGCGCTGACGCTCCTGTCGGCGCTCCACCCGGATCTGGTCCTTCTGGACCTGGCGCTGCCGGACATGGACGGCGTGGAGGTGCTCCGGCGCCTGCGCACCTGGTGCCCCGCGCCGGTGCTGATCCTCTCCGTCCGCACCCAGGAAGCGGAGAAGATCGAGGCGCTGGACGCCGGCGCCGACGACTACCTGACCAAGCCCTTCGCCAGCGGCGAGCTGCTGGCGCGCATCCGGGCGGCGCTGCGCCGCCTCTCCCCCGCCGCGCGCCAGGGACGCCTGGAGGTGGGCGACCTGGTCGTCGACCTGCAGGCCCGGGCGGTGGAGGTGGCCGGCCGGCCGGTCCACCTGACGCCCATCGAGTACGAGCTCCTCAAGCTGCTCGCGCTCCACGCCGGCCAGGTGGTCACCCACCGCCAGCTGCTCCGGGCCGTCTGGGGACCCGGCTACGAGCGCGAAACCCACTACCTCCGCGTCTACGTCGCCCAGCTCCGCCGGAAGCTGGAGCCGTACCCGGAGCGGCCGCGGCGCATCCTGAACGAGCCGGGCGTGGGCTACCGGCTGGTCGATGGGGGCTGA